AACGGCGCACCTGTGTGGCGACAGGCACGTCGCGCAGCGCTGCCACATCGCATTGCGTCTGGTCGCGGTTGAGCGTCGTAACGCTCACCCCGGGTTTATAGTTGGTTTCGAGCGGCGCGCAGGCGGCAAGTCCGAGAAGCAGTGCGGCAATTTTTTTCATGGCACCAGAATGGCAGAGCCGCAACGCGCTGACAATTGAATTGACCGCACCGGGCCACCGTGCGAGTTCTTGACTTTCCACGCCAACAGCAAAGCGCCGCGCGCGCGGGGGATCCGCTTTTCCATGAAAGTCATCATCTGCGGCGCGGGCCAGGTCGGCTGGCAGATCGCGCGGCATCTCTCTGGCGAAAGAAACGATGTCACCGTCGTCGATAGCAATGCCGATCTGGTGCGTCGCGCGACCGATACGCTCGATGTGCAGGGGGTCGCGGGGTTTGCCAGCTATCCGGATGTGCTGGAGCGGGCAGGGGCGCAAGACGCCGATATGATCATCGCCGCCACCCACTCCGACGAGGTCAACATGGTGACCTGTCAGGTCGCCCATTCGGTATTCGGCATCAGCCGCAAGATCGCGCGTCTGCGCGCGCAATCCTATCTCACGGCGATCTATTCCGATCTCTACCGGCGCGATCACCTGCCCATCGACGTGGTCATCAGCCCCGAGCGCGAGGTTGCGCAGGCCGCGTTGCAGCGCCTGTCCGCGCCCGCCGCCTTCGACACCGAGGTTTTCATGGACGGGCATGCGCAGCTTATGGGCATCACGCTCGATCCCGGTTGCCCCGTGCTCAACACGCCGCTGCGCCAGCTGACCGATCTGTTCTCGACCCTGCGCGCCGTGGTCGTGGGTGTGCGCCGCGAAGGGCGGCTGTTCGCCCCCGAACCCAAGGACCAGCTGTTCGAGGGCGACGACTGCTACATCTTCGTCCATCGCGACGACATCTCGCGCACCATGGAGATTTTCGGCAAATCCTCTTCCACGCAGGACCGCGTGGTGCTGGTGGGCGGCGGCAACGTCGGTCTCAGCGTGGCGCTGGCGCTGGAAAAA
Above is a genomic segment from Sulfitobacter sp. HNIBRBA3233 containing:
- the trkA gene encoding Trk system potassium transporter TrkA, with amino-acid sequence MKVIICGAGQVGWQIARHLSGERNDVTVVDSNADLVRRATDTLDVQGVAGFASYPDVLERAGAQDADMIIAATHSDEVNMVTCQVAHSVFGISRKIARLRAQSYLTAIYSDLYRRDHLPIDVVISPEREVAQAALQRLSAPAAFDTEVFMDGHAQLMGITLDPGCPVLNTPLRQLTDLFSTLRAVVVGVRREGRLFAPEPKDQLFEGDDCYIFVHRDDISRTMEIFGKSSSTQDRVVLVGGGNVGLSVALALEKRAKRVRAKVIEKSRAAAERAAEALERTIVLNGDGLDAALLAEAGISRADAMLAITDDDKTNMLACVRAKAEGCNYVIALINDPTLIPLMQPLGIDAYINPRATTVSSILRHIRHGRVRSVYSIGDAEAEVIEAEVLSTSPIAGKLINEIDFPEGVLVGAVRKGGKVIRPLGKTRIDEGDVIAVFALTKDVAQLEQLMQVSIDFF